A segment of the Manis javanica isolate MJ-LG chromosome 10, MJ_LKY, whole genome shotgun sequence genome:
GACGGTTTCTCACTTCAGTTGTTAttaacaaagaaggacatcagaTTTCCTCTGAGGGTCTCTAGGCTCTCTCTGCATGATGAGCAATCGTCAAAGACATCCAAAACAGTGCGACTGTCAACTCAGAAAGTTACATTACAACCCTCTGGGGAAGTTAAAGGGGGAAAATGACAATGCTTGGGTCACAGCCAatagattctgatttaattgccATGTCCAACATCAGTCTGTACCTGTCAGAGCCCCATGAGTAGTCCAGCGTGCACCCAAGGTGGGAAACCGCTCCCAGAGACTCGGAGAGCACTTCCAGAAAGGAAGTGCGGTAATATTTGTTACTAACACTTTTCCCAGTGATCACATAGAAAGGTAAAACTTGGCCTTTGTGCAACATAGTTTGAAATACAGTATGTAGAAGCAAATATAATTGCCTGTTTAAAGGAGCATGGCTGTACTTAAGTCGGAGTCCACTGTTAAGTATCTATTGAGAGTTTTATTGTAAGTTGTTTGCAGTTACTTTGATAAGTAGATTGCTACACTTAAATGAGTTGGCAAAGACGAATATGCCTGGAAGGATAAGCCCCTCATACTCTCATCAGGAAGAGTGTGTGTTCCTGCCAATCATTTTTAGCAGCGACCGTTTCAagtccctgttcctcaggctgtagatgaaggggttcagcatgggggtcACCACCGTGTACATCACAGTAGCTGCAGCGTCCTTTGCAGACGAGTGTGAGGACAAAGGGTTGAAATACACAGCGATGATGGTGCCGTAAAAGAGGGAAACCACGGCCAGGTGGGagccacaggtggagaaggctttccATCTTCCCTTTGGGGATGGGACTCTCAGGACGGCACTGGCGATGTGCATATACGAAGTCAGGATGCAAACAAATGGGGTGATCATGATCAGGGCCCCCTCAGTCAGAATCATCACCTCGTTGAGGCGTGTGTCAGAGCAGGAGAGTGTCAGGAGGGGAGTCACATCACAGAAGAAGTGGGGGATGGCATTGTCTGCACAGAACGAGAGTCGAGCCATCAGCAGGGTGTGCAACAGGACATTCAGGTTGGCAATGACCCACGGCACAGCGACCAGCAGGGCACAGCACTGGGGGGTCATCTTCGTTGTGTAGTGTAAGGGGTGGCATATGGCCACaaagcggtcataggccatcacagcCAGGAGGAAATTGTCCATCTCCACGAACACGAAAACAAAATACATCTGCGTGAGGCACGCAGAGAAGGAGATGCTCTGACTCCCGAGTACGTGGTTGGCCAGCatcttggggatggtggtggaaGAGAAGCAGACGTCCATGAAGGACAgggtgctgaggaagaagtacatgggggtgtgcagGCGGGAGTCCGCGCCGACGGCCAGGAGGATGAGCAGGTTTCCCAGGACCGTGGCCAGGTACATGGTCAGGAAGAGCGCGAagagcagctgctgctgctggggctgcctggagagccccaggaggaggaactcggaGACGCCCGACCGGTTCGCCCCTCTCATGGTTGGGGCCGGACCCCGAGGAACAGATGACAGTGACGTTGGGAAGCCAGGTGAGGATGGCTAAGATGTGAGAAGTCAGGCTCCAGACAGGGCACATTTGCCAATCGGTTCAAAGAGTTGCTAAGACAGGCTATGCCCACCCCACCTGCACTCTCAATTTCCAGCACTAAGTTCTGATGTTTTTCCTACTTGATGCGCTGATTTTTTTTGTGCTGGTAAACACACATTACTGAGAAACAGACAGGTATCTACCCAGCTTGACTCTATGACTATGTGTGTCTCTGCCTACAGGGTCTAGTTCTCTCCCCTACCCTCCCAGCTTGTACAGAGCTCATAAAGAGACAAGGGCTATGGTTGATTATTGCTGGGTTCATCTCAAGCAATAGATTCAAAACGCCTACCATTAACCTCCTGTGTCTGGAAGATGTCACAGAAGAAGTTCCTAAAAGAATTTCACATCGTCATAGATATTAATGTCTCCACTGCTGTACTCTTACCCTGGGGTGGTTGGCACTATTGCTGTCACCTCTGCATAACTCATCAATGCTTGTCTTCACTGTAGAAATTGCAGTATCTTAGGAATGTCGGCAGGTACTGAGTGAGTGAGGAGCAGGGGTTCGAGGGCTTAGTCCTCTGTGTAGGAAAGATGTTCAGGGCAGTCACAGAGCGGCTTTGACAGGAGCTTAACCACTGGGGCAACATTCCCTGAGGGCCTCATTAGAGACAAGAAAAGAATAATTGTCTTGCCTGCTTTTTGGCCCCTTTAGATCAAACAATGACAAAGAAATTATCTAAGGTTTAGATGTAACTCTTCAGTCAAAACTTAAAGATACTAGAAACAATGTCGCCTCGACGGAGACAAATCCCAGACAAAAATCCCCAGGGATCTCAAACCTGCGACCTGGTGATCTGGGGTTGTGCTCATAGAAAGGGAAATTCAGTTATTAAATACTCATTCTCCTCACTTCCGTTGTTCAGACCAGGGGCTATTCCTGTGTTTTCTCTATAACCTGTGCTTTTTTATGCCTGGTTATCTTCCAAGAAGGTTAGGGAGGCCTGACCTCCCATTCTCCCTGATCTCAGATGAGAATACTGAGCGCACATTCCATTGTTGAGCTTAATCTGGGAACATGTCTGGATAAAGGATAGCCTGATTCCACGGGAAGTTCTCCCCAGGAGAACCCAGCATGCTGTGATTTACCAACCGCAGGCCCTAAGGGCAGATACCTTTTGGAATGTCTGTCCATCTCATACTGTTTACCTTACTTTCTGAATGGAACCCTCAAAACCACATAGTAGTGACAGTGGGGAAGCTGGAAACCATCTTTTACCACATCCCCTCCCCTTCATCATAGCTGCCTTCATCAAGGCATTCAGAACTAGGATTAAGGGAGAGCTGACGCATATCACTATATGTCCTGGCTGGAATGTGTCAATCCAGCCCTATTCTGTCTGCCCAATGCTATGCCATGGactgaggagcagagaggggCGGGAGAAACAAACACATAGAAAGAAGAAGGTTTGGGGTGGAGAAAATCCTTATTGATTCCTGATTCTGAGTGAGAGTCCTTTCCTGATAATTGACTATGTTACAGTGTATTTCATTCGGAAATAATACAAACCAATTGTGCTTAATTTTAGCAGAAAAGGTTTCATTAAGACTATGgagtccatcaatggatgagAGCATAAACAAATTACAGTCTATATATATaagggagtattattcagccataaaaaggaactaaGTCCTAATATATGTCACAACATGGGTGAGCCTCAAAAGCATTTTGCTcagttaaaaaagagagaaaaggtcacatattgtatgatagGACATCCAGGTGGCAGGGCCCAAGAGTCAGATGTTTGGGCCTGTGGCTCAGGGGTGGGTCTGGCTTCATGATTCAGAAGTCATAAGCACATGGCTATGAGAAGGAAGGTCATTGCCAATGGGGAAAGAgcgaaaaaggaaaaaaatccaagaagAAAACCCATGAAGACAATAACGTACCCTGTGATCTGTAAAGACAGGCACAAGgagacaagaaacaaaaataaggtgTAGTCTCAGAGGCCAAGACCTaagtttcaaaaggaaaaaacccTGTTCAGGTGATGAACTATCACAGTGACAGTGTGCAGCagaccctcccaccccagctcaactGAGCTGCAGACCGCGGGTCATCTGGGCCTGGTGCTTGGCTGTGGTTAGGCTCGCATCTGCTGTTCGTGTGCTCTCTTGAGTCTCAGACTGGAGGGGAAGCAGGGATCCAGAGCGCGTTCTGGGGGTGCACCGAGTGCAAGAGGGCAAACCGCTCTGCAAGCCCACTGGAAGCCTCTCCTCAGGTCGCCAAACTAACACCCCCTTGGCCAAAGCAATTCATGTGACCAGACCCCCAGGCAAGGGTCACGGAAGGGCACTCCATCTGCCATGAAGCCATGGAAAGGCCATGGATACATAACTGTATTACAGGGGAGTGAACGAGTGAGCTCCGTAACTCATCCTACCACAAGAACCTAGCGGTAAACAATGCCAGTAAGATAGTAATTAAGTAAAGAACTAGATGGCATTGAATATGTtttgtaaaattcttttttaaagaaaacactaagtgatgtttttaaagtatcatttataATGTGGTAAGTGCAAGACAGCCTGGCGGTTGCATATGTGTTTTGGCCAGCCAACAGGCTTAGTTCTTACTGTTGTCAGAGTACCTTTGTAATTTAAATGTGAGTGAAAGGAGAGGacacaaaaatattcagaatGCAGGGGtttagatatttttcttcttgataacTTTCTGCGTTTTCCAAAAAACTTCCTCAGTAAGCAATGTCAGGAACCGTGAAGAGTCTGAAACGTACGTGAAAGTTAACAAGCTAATCCCCCTGTTTTATGGATGGTGGCAGAAGACTTGAGGCTCTTGGGTCAGCAACAAAGGGCTTCATTACTCACAGCAACAGCAGGCACCAGAGTACCAGCATTTACACTAGTTCCTAAGTCCCAGTTCCCACAGAACAACTTGAATAAGGCCAGGTGGCTCCAGCACATACAGTAAGTATGTTAGAGGAGAGAATTCCCAAGCTTAGGAAATAAAATCTTTTGTAATTGGGCATAAGCTTACCTGACCTTTGCCCCAGGAGGAGACATTTATTATACTAGACAGTGAAAAACCTACCCATTGCTGTGGAAAGACACACCATTCTATCTTCCAAGGACATCCACTATACAAACATCCTTGAAGAGATGGTATAGGATAAAAGCAATGAATGTCCCTGGTCACAAAATGTGCAGAAAAACAGGAGACCCGTAGAGAATTGTCTCCCACCAGGCATGTATTAATTTTACACTCAAAAAGTTTTGTTCTTTGACAGTGATTGGGAAATGGAGGCATTCATTGTTGACTATTTTTTCCAGGTGTAGGACTGTACTCTTAATTTTTTCTCATGTACtagaagctttaaaaaagaagatgTTGACATACAGGGTAAGAACCCTTTAAGTCAACTACTTCAGAAAGTCTGAGAATGAGCCAACACAAGCCGAAAGGACGTTGAGCTACTGACATTAATATTAGCCAAACTATGCTTTAAGAGGGAAAAAGGATTAACGAGGACAAAGATCGTTTTGTTACTAAAAGGTACAATCCATAATGAATGTATAACATGAACGAACCTCAATGCCCTCCATAcccaaaatcaaataaaaaagtaaaagctatTCACATATAGAAAGAAAATAGTTGAAATGTTAATTATAAGACTTTAGAGATAAATCCATAAAAAGCATTAAGTATCCAAGTGTAATCTTCATATACTTTTATTTGAATTCCATTTCACAGTTATACCTgtgtcttagaaaaaaacctgaTTGAAGTCTGTTCCACACAGAAAGACCCCAAGAATCCAGGGGATCTCAAAGTTGGAAGGGTATATCTGGGCTGGGCGCTCATGGGCAGAGCTGGTTTGACACTGTGGAGCTGGATGCCTCTGGGGGTGTAGCCATCAGGGCCCAGAGTCAGATTTTAATGGAGCATAAAGTAAATCGAGCTCAGATGGCTGTGACCTGAAGCCGTAGGTGCATCGCAGTGTGGCCCCCAAAAGGATGTCGGCCAGCAGCATCCATGCGGTAGCAGTGGGCCTCCAGCACACCAAACAACATCAAAATTCAGGAGCAGTGCTGTGTGCTGGCAACTCACACAGTCATGCCGATGGGCAGGGCCAGGCTCCAGCGCTCTCTCATCACCTGGTAGAAAGTAGCACTGGCTAACTCCTTCCAGTGAGCTTCCGGAGCACTCTGATGCCAACTGGGAGGTACAGCGCCCTCTGCAGGTAAGGTCAGGTGACACGGGGCACAGATAAGAAAGAAATTAATGGCGACCGTAACGTTTACTCCAAGCTGGAGAAATAGTTCACATAGGATACCTGTAGTGTCAAGGGACACAAACAAAGATTTATACACCAGAAGTGtgcagcagcattatttatagtacaAAACCACTTGGAATTGTTCAGTCAGGGAATAGATAAATTATGGTGCACCCGAGAATGGGCAGAACATCTGCAGCTATTAGTCCCACATTTCTAACACCTTCACTGACATGGGAAGGAGGTAGAAAACTAGAACACAAAAttatatggaaagaaaaaaaaattatatggaaagatTGCAGCCCCCTTTTCTAAAACTATCTTCATTAGTGTTTAATTATTTTGGAGCAGAAAGGTTATAGGTTAATTTAGTTTTCTTGTCTGATTTTCAGTGTTCCATAGTGTTACCTGTCAAGTagcaaaaattatgtttttaaaatggggatattttAAAAGCTCCTTCTCAAGTAAGAATGTCCAAATGAAAAGAGCAGGCAACgtttattcatctatttttttttgctttcagctAGAAATGAGTGTTGCCTCAGCGTAGGAGCAGTACCAGCCCCCGGGTACAAGGTGAGTAGTACGTGAGTTTAGGAACGACGGGTCCCATAACCTATGGAAGGACTAAACcaaaggaaaaagggagggaaaaatcAACCCGAGAGAAAATAGAACTCGAGAGCCAGAAGAGCCGATCGGGAGGCATCGTGGAGGAGGTCGCGCCATCTGACTTCGCTCTTGAAAGTGCGGGAGGGGTTTGCTAGTCCAGGAAGAAAGCGGGGGGTGCTGTCTGCACAGAGGAAGAGCAAATGCTGGTTTGTATCAGTAGATTGTAAAAGTTTCCAGGCGAATCTGACATTCAAAACTAATAGACCACTTTTAATACAGTAACTGCTGCAATGATCACCTTCTTTTTCCAGTCCCTGGGTTGTCAGCTCAGGATGCATTCTCTAACTCAATCTGTGAAGACAAAGGTGTTTTCGATTCAGAACTATGTGAAATCTATGTAGtcttaatttgtaaaaaataaagaaagtcccttaaccttaaaaaaaaaccaaacaggccacttaaaaggaaaaactgatgctgggtgtaaaattatttaaaagctaGTCATTAAAAAGTAGTGTCATTCTTGGTAGAGGCAGCAGGGTTACAGAGCATTAGGtgcacaaataaaataaatactgccTTCTGTGTGTCCCTAAAACATGTCAATATGTTTGTTTCCAGACTGTCTTTAACAAAATAGCTGCTACCTTATACCTAATTGATGGAATATAAATCGACATGAGGATGAGATTCGGCTTTTGTTCTCTCATCAGACAGAAAAAGTCTTTCCACCAAGCACTTTTCCGAGAGCCGTTTTCAagtccctgttcctcaggctgtagatgaaggggttcagcatgggggtcACCACCGTGTACATCACAGTAGCTGCAGCGTCCTTTGCAGACAAGTGTGAGGACAAAGGGTTGAAATACACAGCGATGATGGTGCCGTAAAAGAGGGAAACCACGGCCAGGTGGGagccacaggtggagaaggctttccATCTTCCCTTTGGAGATGGGACTCTCAGGACGGCACTGGCGATGTGCATATATGAAGTCAGGATGCAAACAAATGGGGTGATCATGATCAGGGCCCCCTCAGTCAGAATCATCACCTCGTTGAGGCGTGTGTCAGAGCAGGAGAGTGTCAGGAGCGGAGTCACATCACAGAAGAAGTGGGGGATGGCATTGTCTGCACAGAACGAGAGTCGAGCCATCAGCAGGGTGTGCAACAGGACATTCAGGTTGGCAATGACCCACGGCACAGCGACCAGCAGGGCACAGCGCTGGGGGGTCATCTTCGTTGTGTAGTGTAAGGGGCGGCATATGGCCACaaagcggtcataggccatcacagcCAGGAGGAAATTGTCCATGTCCAcgaacatgaaaacaaaatacatctGCGTGAGGCACGCGGAGAAGGAGATGCTCTGACTCCCGAGTACGTGGTTGGCCAGCatcttggggatggtggtggaaGAGAAGCAGACGTCCACGAAGGACAgggtgctgaggaagaagtacatgggggtgtgcagGCGGGAGTCCGCGCCGACGGCCAGGAGGATGAGCAGGTTTCCCAGGACCGTGGCCAGGTACATGGTCAGG
Coding sequences within it:
- the OR1F1 gene encoding olfactory receptor 1F1; protein product: MRGANRSGVSEFLLLGLSRQPQQQQLLFALFLTMYLATVLGNLLILLAVGADSRLHTPMYFFLSTLSFVDVCFSSTTIPKMLANHVLGSQSISFSACLTQMYFVFMFVDMDNFLLAVMAYDRFVAICRPLHYTTKMTPQRCALLVAVPWVIANLNVLLHTLLMARLSFCADNAIPHFFCDVTPLLTLSCSDTRLNEVMILTEGALIMITPFVCILTSYMHIASAVLRVPSPKGRWKAFSTCGSHLAVVSLFYGTIIAVYFNPLSSHLSAKDAAATVMYTVVTPMLNPFIYSLRNRDLKTALGKVLGGKTFSV
- the LOC108394856 gene encoding olfactory receptor 1F1, whose amino-acid sequence is MRGANRSGVSEFLLLGLSRQPQQQQLLFALFLTMYLATVLGNLLILLAVGADSRLHTPMYFFLSTLSFMDVCFSSTTIPKMLANHVLGSQSISFSACLTQMYFVFVFVEMDNFLLAVMAYDRFVAICHPLHYTTKMTPQCCALLVAVPWVIANLNVLLHTLLMARLSFCADNAIPHFFCDVTPLLTLSCSDTRLNEVMILTEGALIMITPFVCILTSYMHIASAVLRVPSPKGRWKAFSTCGSHLAVVSLFYGTIIAVYFNPLSSHSSAKDAAATVMYTVVTPMLNPFIYSLRNRDLKRSLLKMIGRNTHSS